A genomic stretch from Bacteroidales bacterium includes:
- a CDS encoding OmpA family protein, which produces MTKNLFIILIFISTISLFSCVPLKQYKDLKSKNEQCEDERGYLKNQNKELSEKITELQTLIDKLNKQINELNLDTASKGYAMRTQTEQLTRMTKLNEELNNLLKKKNFENTSENQKLLTQLQQLQESLLKKEDELKAMEREINKKKYNVDSLLAELNSKTELLEKKNARLIELEGILNKKDSAVLTLKEKVAKALKGYEGNGLTVTNKNGKVYVSMEEKLLFQSGKWEVDAKGQKAIKDLAAVLEKNNDVNIMIEGHTDDVPFKGNGAVEDNWDLSTKRATAVLKILLNNSKIDPKRLSAVGRGEYLPLENAKTAEARAKNRRTEIILTPKLDELFKILEAN; this is translated from the coding sequence ATGACAAAAAATTTATTTATTATCTTAATCTTTATTTCTACTATAAGCTTATTCTCATGCGTTCCTTTAAAACAATATAAAGACTTAAAATCGAAAAACGAACAATGCGAAGACGAACGTGGATATTTAAAAAATCAGAACAAAGAATTAAGCGAAAAAATAACAGAATTGCAAACTCTTATCGATAAACTTAATAAACAAATCAACGAATTAAACCTCGATACAGCGTCTAAAGGCTATGCCATGAGAACTCAAACAGAGCAATTAACCCGAATGACTAAATTGAACGAAGAACTGAATAATTTGCTGAAAAAGAAAAATTTCGAAAATACCAGCGAAAATCAAAAGTTGTTGACACAGTTACAACAATTGCAGGAATCGCTCCTAAAGAAAGAAGATGAACTAAAAGCTATGGAAAGAGAAATAAATAAAAAGAAATACAATGTCGATTCGCTTTTAGCAGAATTAAATTCAAAAACTGAACTTCTCGAAAAGAAAAATGCACGACTCATTGAGCTCGAAGGTATTTTGAATAAAAAAGACTCCGCCGTTTTAACACTTAAAGAAAAAGTTGCTAAAGCCTTAAAAGGATATGAGGGCAATGGCTTAACCGTTACAAACAAAAACGGCAAAGTTTATGTTTCGATGGAAGAAAAATTACTTTTCCAATCGGGCAAATGGGAAGTTGATGCCAAAGGTCAAAAAGCCATTAAAGACTTGGCTGCTGTTTTAGAAAAAAATAACGATGTTAATATAATGATAGAAGGACATACCGACGATGTCCCTTTTAAAGGCAATGGAGCTGTTGAAGATAATTGGGATTTAAGTACAAAACGTGCAACAGCTGTTTTAAAAATCTTATTAAATAACTCAAAAATAGATCCTAAACGATTATCGGCCGTGGGGAGAGGCGAATATCTTCCTTTAGAAAATGCAAAAACGGCTGAAGCAAGGGCAAAAAATC
- a CDS encoding YqgE/AlgH family protein translates to MNKVPNIFSIKHNIEPSVGKFLISEPLLNDGIFGRSVVLLTEHNEEGTIGYVLNKASGFIISQLLPMFKGFSTPVYIGGPVATNTVHFIYRSSYPIKNSKSINNELFWGGDIKELLTLMKNNKINESNVRFFVGYSGWSKNQLNQELQKGYWLVSHFPISHIFEEDPSMLWKRSVIQLDRKYHFWLNVPINPSLN, encoded by the coding sequence ATGAATAAGGTTCCTAATATATTTAGTATTAAGCACAATATTGAACCTTCGGTTGGTAAGTTCCTAATCTCTGAACCCTTACTAAACGACGGAATTTTTGGACGCTCGGTGGTACTTTTAACTGAACACAACGAAGAAGGCACCATCGGATATGTTTTAAATAAAGCTTCTGGATTCATAATTTCGCAACTACTACCTATGTTCAAAGGTTTTTCTACACCCGTTTACATTGGTGGTCCCGTTGCTACTAATACAGTACATTTCATATACCGCTCATCATATCCTATCAAAAATTCAAAATCCATTAATAATGAACTTTTCTGGGGAGGCGACATAAAAGAATTACTAACCTTAATGAAAAATAATAAAATTAACGAATCAAACGTCCGATTTTTTGTTGGATATTCTGGCTGGAGCAAAAATCAACTTAACCAAGAACTTCAAAAAGGCTATTGGTTAGTTAGTCATTTTCCTATAAGCCATATTTTCGAAGAAGATCCAAGTATGCTATGGAAAAGAAGTGTAATTCAACTCGACCGAAAATATCATTTTTGGCTCAATGTGCCTATTAACCCATCATTAAACTAA
- a CDS encoding polysaccharide biosynthesis/export family protein — MIYLQHLSETDSLLHNSYGEETYRIQPGDVIFVRISSLNKEINEIFNSSDFVTSSYINEISLYYKGYLVSDEGKIEMPVLGKIDVANKTLNEIQQLIQYKTMEYFKEVYVTVKYGGFKVTVLGEVRHPGVFYFYNNKITLLEALGQAGDLNEFGNRENILLLRTSNKGIENKRINLLDKNIIKSPYFYLQPNDVIYVEPIKTKAWKLNSANVSIILSSISTLILVISFVLKIQ; from the coding sequence ATGATATATTTACAACATTTAAGCGAAACGGACAGTTTACTCCATAATTCTTATGGCGAAGAAACATACAGAATTCAACCTGGAGATGTGATATTTGTCCGCATATCAAGTTTAAATAAAGAGATTAACGAAATTTTTAATTCTTCCGATTTTGTAACTAGTTCATATATTAACGAAATTTCCTTGTATTACAAGGGCTATTTAGTTAGTGATGAAGGTAAAATAGAAATGCCTGTTTTAGGAAAAATTGATGTTGCCAATAAAACATTAAATGAGATTCAGCAATTGATTCAATATAAAACCATGGAGTATTTTAAAGAAGTATATGTAACAGTTAAATATGGTGGGTTTAAAGTTACTGTTTTAGGTGAAGTAAGACATCCCGGTGTTTTTTATTTTTACAATAACAAAATAACTTTACTCGAAGCCTTAGGTCAAGCAGGCGATTTAAATGAGTTTGGAAATCGAGAAAACATTTTACTATTAAGAACAAGTAATAAAGGCATTGAAAATAAACGCATCAATTTATTAGATAAAAATATTATTAAAAGTCCATATTTTTATTTACAACCTAACGATGTTATTTATGTTGAACCTATAAAAACTAAAGCCTGGAAATTGAATTCGGCAAACGTTTCTATTATTCTTTCGTCAATAAGTACGCTTATATTAGTTATTAGTTTTGTTTTAAAAATTCAGTAA
- a CDS encoding polysaccharide biosynthesis tyrosine autokinase, whose amino-acid sequence MDPNITQLQQQNNENIDIQKFLLKVLANWYWFALTVFIAISIAYFVNRYSDPVYKQSAYVMVQDKENTLSGGIENILEEQGIIRRTRKKVVENEIAVIKSYKLVYETIKQLPEFQINYYSVGRIRTVERYKSCPFTVITDTSKNNLYGVPIYVKLLNNNEYILQIDKDKILNKKMKYGEWYRSENFTFCLLLNEGIDLKTVNENQRQYFFVINDIKEVVKNYRNKISIATTDKKSTVLEISTNGLVPQKEVDFINKLLDVYIQSGLAEKNQIAQNTINFIDQQLLEITDSLQVNENNLKNFRQSNNLIDISKEGSALYERLTDIQKQKSNLLVKKSYLEYLKKYLSSNSDLSQIVIPSSLGIDDPALMELIKQLISLYQEKNTFLITATEKNPAYEAVMNKIAQTKKLLLENNAMLLRSTEISLTEIDNNIAKIEEGFKQLPATEKELINIQRKYKLNDQIYTYLLTKRAEAGIAKASNIPDNKILDYANIDTKVQISPKYSLNYMIAIVLGILFPLIVLVLIDFFNTTITDISEIESKIKIPIIGLIGHNHKNQDFVVFQSPKSTIAESFRTIRTNIQYLHPDKEMSSHVIAITSTVSEEGKTFCALNIASAHALLGKKTVILGLDLRRPRIHETVNVSNVIGVSTYLLGSTSLEEIIIQTTQDHLYFIPTGPIPPNPAELLESKKMQQLIETLRGMFEIIVIDTPPVALVTDALLISRYADTNIFVIRQNYSKKNVVGFLNTISKSYSHTLLTLLINDVKINSYYGRGYNYYSSYGYGYGYGYGYKKTGYYDDEEDFEPKFTLKRLWTILFPFKITTRKK is encoded by the coding sequence ATGGATCCAAATATTACACAACTGCAGCAACAGAATAATGAGAATATAGATATTCAGAAGTTCTTATTAAAAGTGCTGGCAAATTGGTATTGGTTTGCATTAACAGTTTTTATTGCCATTAGTATTGCCTATTTTGTAAATCGTTATTCCGATCCTGTATATAAGCAAAGTGCTTATGTTATGGTACAAGACAAAGAAAATACATTGTCGGGTGGTATTGAAAATATTTTAGAAGAACAAGGCATTATTCGCCGAACACGCAAAAAAGTTGTTGAAAACGAAATAGCTGTTATAAAGTCATATAAATTAGTTTACGAAACCATAAAACAATTACCCGAATTTCAAATAAACTATTACTCTGTAGGACGTATTAGAACAGTAGAACGATATAAAAGTTGTCCATTTACTGTAATTACAGATACTTCAAAAAATAATTTATATGGTGTTCCCATTTATGTTAAGTTGCTTAACAATAATGAATACATATTACAAATTGATAAAGATAAGATTTTAAATAAAAAAATGAAGTATGGAGAATGGTATCGAAGTGAAAATTTTACTTTTTGTTTATTACTCAACGAAGGAATTGATTTAAAAACAGTCAACGAAAATCAACGACAATACTTTTTTGTAATAAATGATATTAAAGAAGTAGTTAAAAATTATCGCAACAAAATATCAATTGCAACAACCGATAAAAAATCGACAGTTTTAGAAATATCGACTAATGGTTTAGTGCCGCAAAAAGAAGTAGATTTTATTAATAAGCTATTAGATGTTTATATTCAAAGTGGGCTTGCCGAAAAAAATCAGATAGCTCAAAATACTATCAATTTTATTGATCAGCAGTTGCTCGAAATAACCGATTCGCTGCAAGTAAACGAAAATAATTTAAAGAATTTTCGTCAAAGCAATAATTTAATAGATATATCTAAGGAAGGTAGTGCTTTATACGAACGTTTAACCGATATACAAAAGCAAAAAAGCAATTTGTTGGTAAAAAAAAGTTATTTAGAATATTTAAAAAAATATTTAAGCAGTAATTCTGATTTATCGCAAATTGTAATACCTTCATCGCTTGGTATAGACGATCCGGCACTGATGGAATTGATAAAGCAACTTATTAGCCTTTATCAGGAAAAAAATACATTTTTGATTACTGCAACTGAAAAAAATCCGGCATACGAAGCTGTAATGAACAAAATAGCTCAGACTAAGAAGCTGCTATTGGAGAATAACGCTATGTTGCTTCGCTCCACAGAAATTAGCCTTACGGAAATAGATAATAATATTGCTAAAATAGAAGAAGGTTTTAAGCAATTGCCTGCAACCGAAAAAGAACTTATAAATATTCAACGAAAATACAAACTAAACGATCAGATTTATACATATTTGCTTACAAAAAGAGCCGAAGCAGGAATAGCTAAGGCTTCTAATATTCCAGACAATAAAATATTAGACTATGCTAATATAGATACAAAAGTACAAATATCTCCGAAGTATTCGCTTAATTACATGATTGCCATAGTGTTAGGCATTTTATTTCCATTAATCGTGTTAGTTTTAATTGATTTTTTTAATACCACCATTACTGATATTAGCGAAATAGAATCGAAAATTAAAATTCCTATTATCGGTTTAATAGGTCATAATCATAAAAATCAAGATTTTGTGGTATTTCAATCGCCAAAATCAACCATAGCCGAATCGTTTAGAACCATTCGAACCAATATTCAATACCTTCATCCCGATAAAGAAATGTCGTCGCATGTAATTGCTATTACCTCTACCGTGAGCGAAGAGGGTAAAACATTTTGCGCTTTAAATATAGCTTCTGCACATGCACTTTTAGGTAAAAAAACCGTAATTTTGGGATTAGACCTCAGAAGACCAAGAATTCATGAAACCGTTAATGTTAGCAATGTTATAGGTGTAAGTACATATTTACTCGGCTCAACTTCATTAGAAGAAATTATTATACAAACCACTCAAGATCATCTTTATTTTATCCCAACAGGTCCAATTCCCCCTAATCCAGCCGAATTGCTTGAAAGTAAAAAAATGCAACAACTTATTGAAACGCTTCGTGGAATGTTTGAAATAATTGTTATAGACACCCCACCTGTGGCTCTTGTTACCGATGCCTTATTAATATCGAGATATGCCGATACAAACATCTTTGTTATTAGACAAAACTATAGTAAAAAGAATGTTGTAGGATTCTTAAATACAATTAGCAAAAGTTATAGTCACACTTTACTAACCTTGTTGATAAATGACGTAAAAATAAATTCATATTATGGAAGAGGCTATAATTATTATAGTTCATATGGATACGGATACGGATATGGTTATGGCTATAAAAAAACAGGCTATTACGACGATGAAGAAGATTTTGAACCTAAATTTACCTTAAAACGATTATGGACTATTTTGTTTCCATTTAAAATAACAACTAGAAAAAAATAA
- a CDS encoding response regulator transcription factor: MNVYLVDDHEIFRKGLKLLLQEVSFVNIIGEAAYGDQFLIELQKVQPDVVFMDIKMPGLNGIETTKKALEKYPDLKIVALSMYGDEEHLQAMLDAGAKGFLLKNASKEDLERAIITVMNGKNYFSEDLISLLASLYITQKQLKDTEKEIPKFSERELEVLELICKGYTSVEIGEMLGLSNRTVDGHRAIMMEKIGAKNTVQLVTFAIKNKLVNIY; encoded by the coding sequence ATTAACGTATATCTGGTTGATGACCACGAAATATTTAGAAAAGGTTTAAAGTTACTCCTACAAGAAGTATCTTTTGTAAATATTATTGGAGAAGCTGCTTATGGTGATCAGTTTTTAATAGAACTTCAAAAAGTTCAGCCAGATGTAGTATTTATGGATATAAAAATGCCGGGTTTAAATGGAATAGAAACTACAAAAAAAGCATTAGAAAAATATCCGGATCTTAAAATTGTGGCTTTGAGTATGTATGGCGACGAAGAACATTTACAGGCAATGCTTGATGCTGGTGCTAAGGGATTCTTACTCAAAAATGCCTCAAAAGAAGATTTAGAGCGTGCTATTATTACCGTCATGAATGGTAAAAATTATTTTTCAGAAGATTTAATTTCATTGCTAGCAAGTTTATATATTACACAAAAGCAATTAAAGGATACCGAAAAAGAAATACCTAAGTTTTCCGAACGAGAACTTGAGGTTTTAGAACTTATTTGTAAAGGCTATACGAGCGTTGAAATTGGTGAAATGCTTGGATTAAGCAACCGTACGGTAGATGGACATCGTGCTATTATGATGGAAAAAATTGGGGCAAAAAATACAGTACAATTGGTTACGTTTGCTATAAAGAATAAACTAGTTAATATTTACTAG
- a CDS encoding S41 family peptidase yields MKKISKIKKWIIGSFIVLSFPVFFAFNDDVDFEIVKNLDIYYSLFRELNVYYVDEIKPSEVIKKSIDAMLSTLDPYTIYIPESQIEDFRFMTTGQYGGVGAIIMQRDKEIMISETYEGYPAQKSNLSPGDVILEIDGKSVQGKNVSEISEWLKGQPNSEITIKVKKAVSNIIEIKKIKREEIKIKNVPYYGLIDDNIGYIYLANFTENASTEVANAFKELKEKGAKKLILDLRGNPGGLLMEAVNLMSLFVPKGTLIVSTKGRVKDWDKDYYSTIQPLDIEIPIAILTNSGSASASEIIAGAMQDLDRGVVIGQRTFGKGLVQTTRDLSYNAKLKITTAKYYTPSGRCIQAIDYSHRNPDGSVGKIPDSLMHPFKTKIGRTVFDGGGIAPDKEVQPEELSPIAMALIENHIIFDFANQFYATYPSMNGLNNIIINDKIYQDFIAFASLKKFSYTTQSEELIEELAESLRKDKYYDIAKTDVEHLKKEIELTKQNDFKLFETEIKQLLFEEIAERYYFQKGRILAMLRNDPVMFKAKEILNNPDAYKKVLSN; encoded by the coding sequence ATGAAAAAAATAAGTAAAATTAAAAAATGGATTATTGGTAGCTTTATTGTCTTATCATTTCCTGTTTTTTTCGCTTTTAACGATGATGTCGATTTTGAAATAGTAAAAAATCTTGACATTTATTACTCATTATTCCGTGAATTAAATGTTTATTATGTCGATGAAATTAAACCTTCTGAAGTCATAAAAAAAAGTATCGATGCCATGCTCAGCACCCTCGACCCCTATACCATATACATACCCGAATCGCAAATTGAAGATTTTCGTTTTATGACTACAGGTCAATACGGAGGCGTTGGTGCTATCATTATGCAACGCGATAAAGAGATTATGATTTCGGAAACCTACGAAGGTTATCCAGCTCAAAAAAGTAATTTATCACCCGGCGATGTTATTCTTGAAATAGATGGCAAAAGTGTACAAGGAAAAAATGTTAGCGAAATAAGCGAATGGCTCAAAGGACAACCCAATTCTGAAATAACCATTAAAGTAAAAAAAGCTGTTTCTAATATCATCGAAATTAAAAAAATTAAACGAGAAGAAATTAAAATAAAGAATGTCCCTTATTATGGTCTAATAGACGACAACATAGGGTATATTTATTTAGCAAATTTCACCGAAAATGCATCTACTGAAGTAGCAAATGCATTTAAAGAACTAAAAGAAAAAGGGGCAAAAAAACTCATACTTGACTTACGCGGCAATCCGGGTGGCTTATTAATGGAAGCTGTAAACCTTATGAGTCTGTTTGTTCCTAAAGGTACACTCATTGTTAGCACCAAAGGTCGTGTTAAAGATTGGGACAAAGACTATTATTCAACTATTCAACCGCTCGACATCGAAATTCCTATTGCCATATTAACCAATAGTGGCTCTGCCTCTGCTTCAGAAATTATAGCTGGTGCAATGCAAGACCTCGATCGTGGTGTGGTAATAGGCCAACGCACATTTGGTAAAGGGCTTGTACAAACTACACGCGATTTAAGCTACAACGCAAAACTTAAAATAACCACTGCAAAATACTATACACCCTCAGGCAGATGTATTCAGGCCATTGATTATTCGCATCGCAATCCCGATGGAAGCGTTGGAAAAATACCCGATTCACTTATGCACCCATTTAAAACAAAAATTGGCCGAACGGTTTTTGATGGCGGTGGTATTGCACCCGACAAAGAAGTACAACCCGAAGAACTTAGTCCTATTGCAATGGCATTAATCGAAAACCATATTATTTTCGACTTTGCTAATCAATTTTATGCTACTTATCCCTCCATGAATGGATTAAATAACATTATTATTAATGATAAAATATACCAAGATTTTATTGCTTTTGCGTCGTTAAAAAAATTTAGTTATACCACTCAAAGCGAAGAACTGATTGAAGAATTAGCAGAATCGCTCAGAAAAGACAAATATTACGATATTGCAAAAACTGACGTAGAACATTTAAAAAAAGAAATAGAACTCACCAAACAAAACGATTTTAAGTTATTTGAAACAGAAATTAAACAATTACTTTTTGAAGAAATTGCCGAACGTTATTACTTTCAAAAAGGAAGAATATTAGCCATGTTACGAAACGATCCTGTTATGTTTAAAGCCAAAGAAATTCTAAACAATCCTGATGCTTACAAGAAAGTTCTTTCAAACTAG
- the yidD gene encoding membrane protein insertion efficiency factor YidD, translated as MKILSFIFIGMVKFYKLFISPILPNSCRYTPSCSTYAIEAIQKHGPLKGGWLALKRIISCNPWGGSGYDPVP; from the coding sequence ATGAAAATATTAAGTTTCATATTTATTGGCATGGTAAAGTTTTATAAACTTTTCATTTCACCCATTCTTCCAAACTCTTGCCGATACACTCCAAGCTGTTCAACATATGCCATTGAAGCGATACAAAAACACGGACCTTTAAAAGGTGGATGGCTTGCTTTAAAAAGAATTATTAGCTGTAACCCATGGGGCGGTAGTGGCTACGACCCCGTACCATAA
- the rnpA gene encoding ribonuclease P protein component yields MDASFPKKERLCKKKEFDLIFTKGKALHYSFLKAQYLFINSEKPEIKVAFTVPAKKHKKAVKRNYLKRIMREIYRKNKYLLHQSLSEQSIYITFVFLTNEMVTYKQMESVLLVLLQQIQEKYTNHLPTLP; encoded by the coding sequence ATGGATGCTTCTTTTCCTAAAAAAGAACGTCTTTGTAAAAAAAAAGAATTTGATTTAATTTTTACTAAAGGTAAAGCACTTCATTATTCGTTCTTAAAAGCACAATATTTATTCATAAATTCAGAAAAACCTGAAATAAAAGTTGCTTTTACGGTTCCTGCTAAGAAACATAAAAAAGCAGTAAAACGTAACTATCTCAAACGCATAATGCGCGAAATTTATAGAAAAAACAAATATCTATTACATCAATCACTTTCTGAACAAAGCATTTATATTACTTTTGTTTTTTTAACAAATGAAATGGTTACCTATAAGCAAATGGAGTCAGTTTTATTAGTACTTTTACAACAAATTCAAGAAAAATATACCAACCACTTACCGACGCTTCCATGA
- a CDS encoding uroporphyrinogen-III synthase, with protein MKIQKILISQPQPQNDKSPYSELVNKYNVKIDFKPFIHVEPITPREFRQQHINLNDYNAVIFTSKLHVDNFFKMSEEMRITIPETTKYFCINEATAFYLQKYVVFRKRKIFYGNNTFEDLKDAFLKNKDCNFIIPITEPHKASTLDALKNFNINYTTVVLSRTVSSDMKQVNLNDYQIIVFFTPAGINSLFENFPDFKQGDIIIGTSGVVTSQYAREKGLNVQIESPTKEFPSITAAIDAFIKKCLKQSK; from the coding sequence TTGAAAATACAAAAAATTCTTATTTCGCAACCTCAGCCTCAAAATGACAAGTCTCCATATTCGGAACTTGTAAATAAATATAATGTTAAAATCGACTTTAAACCATTCATTCATGTTGAGCCGATTACTCCTCGTGAATTTCGTCAACAACACATTAACCTTAACGATTACAATGCAGTTATTTTTACAAGCAAACTACATGTCGATAATTTCTTCAAAATGAGCGAAGAAATGCGAATCACGATTCCCGAAACAACAAAATATTTCTGCATCAACGAAGCTACTGCTTTTTACTTACAAAAGTATGTTGTGTTTAGAAAACGCAAAATTTTTTATGGCAATAATACTTTCGAAGATCTAAAAGATGCTTTTTTAAAAAATAAAGATTGTAATTTTATTATACCCATAACAGAGCCTCATAAAGCTTCTACACTCGATGCTCTAAAAAACTTTAATATTAACTACACTACGGTAGTTCTATCTCGAACTGTTAGTAGCGATATGAAACAAGTTAATTTAAACGATTATCAAATTATTGTATTCTTTACTCCTGCCGGCATCAATTCATTGTTCGAAAATTTTCCTGATTTTAAGCAAGGCGATATTATTATTGGAACTTCTGGTGTTGTAACTTCTCAGTATGCTCGCGAAAAAGGATTAAATGTTCAAATAGAATCGCCCACAAAAGAATTTCCTTCCATAACAGCGGCAATCGATGCTTTTATAAAAAAATGTTTAAAACAAAGTAAATAA
- a CDS encoding DUF4271 domain-containing protein: MLYNSYIKPLYNYDSLINTPSQTIPNLFAQNILKINPKQYTEHYPQAHTLLPHYNNAENSHTLFHHNGVFFLGLTMLIWLTYIRVQFPQVIKRLLTSIYNFQYARQLVDKKSGIMQKSSWFLLILFLFSFSLFLTAFIFYISPANIHTLLYLYIFIFVALFYTIKVALFLFLGYLTDTITETKLILSHFSVFYRNISLIFTPLSIVLFFIQVYALKYLFIFMWIVFILLTLMRIYRGLFLSRQMRFSYLYIFLYLCTVEIIPLLYSLKVLIMLV; this comes from the coding sequence ATGCTTTACAATAGTTACATAAAACCTTTATATAATTACGATTCGCTTATTAATACTCCCTCACAAACTATACCTAATCTATTTGCTCAAAACATTTTAAAAATAAACCCAAAACAATATACCGAACATTATCCACAAGCTCATACTTTATTGCCTCATTACAATAATGCCGAAAACAGTCATACACTTTTCCATCATAATGGAGTATTTTTTTTAGGGCTTACAATGCTTATATGGCTTACTTACATTAGAGTACAATTTCCACAAGTAATAAAAAGACTTTTAACTTCAATTTATAATTTTCAATATGCTCGACAACTAGTTGATAAAAAAAGCGGTATTATGCAAAAATCGTCTTGGTTTTTACTCATTTTATTTTTGTTTAGCTTTTCTTTATTTCTTACCGCTTTTATTTTTTACATATCACCTGCTAACATTCATACATTATTGTATTTATATATTTTTATATTTGTAGCATTATTTTACACGATAAAAGTTGCCCTATTTTTGTTTTTAGGTTATCTAACCGACACCATTACCGAAACAAAACTAATTCTCTCACATTTTTCCGTTTTTTATAGAAATATTTCTTTGATATTTACCCCCTTAAGCATCGTATTATTTTTTATACAAGTGTATGCTCTAAAATACTTATTCATTTTTATGTGGATAGTTTTCATTTTACTTACTCTCATGAGAATATATAGGGGACTTTTTTTAAGTCGTCAAATGAGATTTTCATATTTATATATTTTTTTGTACCTTTGCACCGTTGAAATTATACCATTATTATACAGTCTTAAAGTACTGATAATGTTGGTATAA
- a CDS encoding SPASM domain-containing protein yields the protein MPFAISIEPTNRCQLACIECPTHNHSIEIKKGDISLELFEKIIKEIHHQTFYLNLYFQGEPLLHNQITQMISIAKKYRIYTVLSTNAQNLDEPLAQRIVKSGLSKIIISMDGMTANTYNKYRIGGNIDKVKTAVETLIRVKKELELNNPKIIVQFLVHRFNEHEIKTFKQWARPLNIIAELKTMQIYNDFSFVPTKARYSRYELKENRWQLKKIKKNRCFRIWSQCVIRYDGSLLPCCYDKEGIFYMGNIKEKSLKELWHSKAFNDFRLKILKSKHTIKMCNNCPE from the coding sequence ATGCCTTTTGCTATAAGCATAGAGCCCACCAATCGTTGCCAATTAGCATGTATAGAATGCCCAACTCATAATCATAGCATCGAGATAAAAAAAGGTGATATATCGCTTGAATTGTTCGAAAAAATCATCAAAGAAATACATCATCAAACATTTTATCTAAATTTATATTTCCAAGGAGAGCCATTGCTACATAATCAAATAACCCAGATGATAAGTATTGCAAAAAAATATCGAATTTATACTGTTTTATCAACCAATGCACAAAACTTAGATGAACCTTTAGCCCAACGTATAGTTAAAAGCGGTTTATCTAAAATCATAATTTCTATGGACGGAATGACAGCAAATACCTATAATAAATACAGAATTGGCGGAAATATTGACAAAGTTAAAACAGCTGTCGAAACTTTAATAAGAGTAAAAAAAGAACTTGAACTCAACAACCCAAAAATTATCGTTCAATTTTTAGTGCATCGTTTTAATGAACACGAAATTAAAACTTTTAAACAATGGGCTCGCCCATTAAACATAATAGCAGAATTAAAAACAATGCAAATATATAATGACTTTAGCTTTGTTCCAACCAAAGCTCGTTATAGTCGTTATGAATTAAAAGAAAACCGTTGGCAATTAAAGAAAATTAAGAAAAATCGTTGTTTTAGAATATGGAGTCAATGTGTTATTCGATACGATGGAAGTCTATTGCCGTGTTGCTACGATAAAGAAGGTATTTTTTATATGGGAAACATTAAAGAAAAGTCGTTGAAAGAACTTTGGCATTCGAAAGCATTTAACGATTTTCGCCTAAAAATATTAAAAAGTAAACACACAATAAAGATGTGTAATAACTGCCCCGAATAA